The DNA region GCCGCTCCCGACCCGGGAGTTCATGGATGCCTGTCTCAAGGCCGCCCGTTTAAAGGGCCTAACGAATCTCCGGGTCAGCAATCCAGATCTGATTCAGTGAAGGCTTGGCAAGAGGCGGGGAGGCGGGCTGTCGGGCGGGAATCCGTTCCTTGGTCGGGAAATAGGCCTCCAGCCCCGGTGATGCGGGCCGCTTTTTCCCCTGTCCCCACAGGCAGTTCAGGCGCGGGTAGTTGTCGGGATCGCTGACATGGAGGCAGGAAAACGTCAGCGCATTGGGACTTTCCCCATGAAAGAGGAGGATGTCGGACTCCCCGACGGAAGTCTGCTCGAAACATCCGCGGAAAGTCGTTTCCTTTCCGTCCACGATCCTCACGAGTAGGAGCCCCTCCCCGGCAACGGATATTCTTGCGCTGCCGGTGTAGGAGGCGCCTTCATCCGGCATGGATCCCACGATGTTGTAGTCGCCGGCAAAGAAATCGTATGGAGGAAGGCCTGACGGCGCTGCAAAGGCAGTGACTGCCGCCAAGATCAGGACGAGTGATGCAAACGTGATTTCCCGCATGAAGAGTCCCTTTCCCGTTGTTCAGGCTTTCCGACGCGTCGGCGAGGCATGGCTTGTCCGGTCGGCATCATGTGACTTCTTCGTTTGTTTTTTCCATCGTTCCCGGAACTCCTTCAGGGTGACACAGAGGACGCCGATGTTCTTCATGTCCAGAATGTTGGCTTCGCAGACGGCCCGGGTCTCTCCGGCCGTGGCGTCCGTGATCAGCGTGACGGTGTAATCCAGGCTCACGGCGTCAAGGACCGTCGCACGGACGCAGTTAGGATATTGAAGCCCGCAGACGACAACTCCGGTGATTCCCCTTCGCCTGAGAAGCAGGTCCAGTTCCGTGTTCATGAATCCGCTGAACCGCTTCTTGAAAACCACCGGCTCGTTCTCCGTGGGCGTCAGTTTCTCGATGATCTTGGCGCCTCGGGTCCCCTGAACGACAAGTTTCCCCCCGGCCTGGAATGCGGGAAGGCGAAACGCCTCCACGTCGCTGCCGTCGGGCCGGTAGGTCCGGATGACGTGGACAACAAGTCCCTTGCGCTCCCGGACGAAACTGCTAAGCCGGGCGACGGAATCGACAATCCGTTCGGCTCCCGGGATGTAGCCGGGAGATCCGGGCAAGACGAAGTCGTTCTGCATGTCGATGATCAGCAGGGCGATACGCTGCATGGGAAGACCTCTTTGATAAAGAAACGGTTTCGGGGCGGGCACTTTCAGTGCGGGTGGCTTTGCCGGGCCAGATTGTCCAGGATCAGGCCGAAGAAGCTCTCCGCTCCTGAATCATAATGCCATCCCAGGTGGAGCCCGCAGCGCCCGCAGCTGCAGAAGCGCCACCGGAATCCGGGAAACCAGGTGAATGCATGAGTCGGAACGCCGTGTAGAATGCAGTTCCAGGCCTTCGAGAAGCATCCGAGGCGAAAGGTATACCCCGCCGGGTTGTCGAAGGTGTGCTCAAATCGGCCGTGCCGGTGGATGCCGAAGTCGGCCTCCGTGATCTCGTTTCCGCAGGCCTTGCAGCGCAGAGGGTCCCTTCGTTCTTCTTGGTCTTCCTCTTCCTCCCGGGATAGAAGCCGGACATCCGCTTCGTCCTCCCCTGACTCTTTCAGGAATTGGAAAATACGCTGTCCCATCGATTCCCCCGGGTCCGGTTGGTCCGTCCGTCTGCCCGCCCGCCCGCCCGCCATGGCTTGCCTTTCCCCTGCCGAGAAGATAGCGTTTCGGAGGATAAAAAAGAAGCATTTTGTCAACGGCAGTCCTGCGAACCGCAGTCAGGTGCATGGGAACTGGAAAACGGGTAGATCGGAGCCTTTTCCGCCGGGATGGAACCGTTGGCGTTGCATGTTTTTTTAGAGCGAGTTCGAAATAAGAGGGAGGCTGGTCCGATAAGGGGGGAGGGGGCCGGCAAAACTCCCGCCGGCCCCCTCCTGAGGGGGGATCAGTAATTCACGTTGGCAATGCCCTTGAGGCCCAGGATCCGGCGGGCTTCATCCGGTGTCGCCGGCTCGATGCCGAGCTCTTTGGTAACCCGGACCATCTTGGCCACCTGCTCGGCGTTGCTCTTCGCCATCCTGCCCTTTTCCAGCCAGAGGTTGTCCTCCAGGCCCACCCGGCAGTTGCCGCCCAGGAGCAGCGACTGGGTGCAGATGGGAACCTGGGCCCGGCCGGCAACGCAAACGGAGAACTCGAACTCGCCGATGTGCCGCTTCGCGTGCTCCACGAGGAACATCAGGTTCTCGGGGCTCGCTGAAAGCCCGCCCAGGATGCCCAGGACGAACTGGATGTAGACGGGCTTCTTGATGTAGCCGGCCTGGATCAGGAAAGCCACGTTGTTCACCATGCCCGCGTCGTAGATCTCGAACTCGGGCTTCGTGTTGTTTTCGCTGAAGACCGCGCAGTACTCCCGCAGGGTCTTGAAGGTATTGGTGAAGATGAAGTCTTCCGTCATGCCCAGCATCACCTTCTCCCACTCGTGCTTCCACTCCTTGTAGCGAGTCAGCATCGGGAAGAGCCCCCAGTTCATGGACCCGGCGTTGCAGGAGGCCAGCTCGGGCTTGTATGCCGTAACCGGGGCAACCCGCTGTTCCAGGGTCATGCCGGCTCCGCCGCCGGTGGTGATGCAGACGACGGCGTTGCAGCGGCTCTTGATGTTGGTGATGATTTCCTTCATCAGGTTGATGTCCGGGGAAGGAAGCCCGTTTTCCGGATTACGGGCGTGAACGTGGACTACTGCCGCTCCCGCCTCGTAGGCCCGGACGGCCTCGTCGGCGATCTGCTTCGGCGTGATGGGGAGGTAGTCCGACATGGTCGGGGTGTGGATGCTGCCGGTGACAGCGCAGGTGATGACCGCCTTTTCTTTCATGAAAACATTCCTTTCTCTTTCTCTTTTTTATCCCTTTGGGAAATCCGGTTTTGCCTCACCCGGGATCGGCACAGGCACAGAGCCCCTCGCCCGTCTTCGCAACCGGCTCCTTTCGGTTGATCATGTCCTTGAACACTGACGTTACAAACGCACAAAAGGTGCCAAGGGGCAATGAGCTGATTCATTTATTATAACAGCTTGTTGTCCATTGATCGGGAATCTGCGGAGATTCCCCGGCGGTCGTTATGCGGTCAGATGTTCTTATTTTGACACTCCTTCTTTTGACATTTCCATGGAGCATCGTTCCCGTGAGCCGAAAGTATATCCGGGGTGAAAGGCGGCCCATAAATCGAATCGGTTCAGAATATTTCGCTTTCTCCCTCCCCCTTTCCGCACATCGAACTGGACTATTTATCATTCGTGGAGTAAAAATAACCCTCGAGATCAGGTATGGAACGCAAAGCCGTCAACCATCCACCGAACCGGGCGAATTCCAGCCTCCGGGATGAATTCAAACAATCCGCCGTAAAATAAAGAACCTCTGAACCACAGGGAAAGACGCCTTGGCAGGAAAGGAGGAAAACAACCGATGGAGATCGTAACGCTCACCATTACCATCAATGGTCAGACCATCAAGGCGCCGTTCGGTTCCACCATCCTCCAGGCGGCACGACAGGCGGGCATCGACATCCCCACGCTCTGCAACCATCCCGCGCTCGTTCCCGTCGGCGCCTGCCGCGTATGTCTCGTGGAGGTGAAAGGACAGCGCAATCTGCAGCCCGCCTGCACCTTTCCCGTCGTGGACGGCATGGAGGTCCAGACGGAGACGCCGGCGCTGGTGAAGGCAAGGAAATTCGTCATCGACATGCTTTTTTCCCAGCGCAACCACTTCTGCATGTTCTGTGAAATGAGCGGAAAGTGCGAGCTTCAGGACCTCGGTTACCGCTACGGGATCGACCACTGGATTTATTCCACCTATACGAAGCGCTTTCCGGTCGATGCCACAAGCCCTTATTTCCTTCTGGACCACAACCGGTGCGTCCTCTGTTCCCGCTGCCTGCGCGCCTGCGACGAACTCCCGGTCAACCGCACGCTCGGTCTCGGACAGCGGGGCGCCGACTCCATGATCTGCGCCGACGGCATCGCCCCTCTCGGTTCATCGACCTGCATCTCGTGCGGCTCCTGCGTTCAGGTCTGTCCCACGGGAGCCCTGTTCGAGAAACACAGCGCCTTCATGGGGACCGACGAAAAGATGTCCTGCACGAAAAGCATCTGCAGCTTCTGCAGCATCGGCTGCGGGATGACGATTGTGACCCGCGGCGACCAGGTCCAGCGCATTGAAAGCGACTGGGAGGCGCCCGTC from Syntrophaceae bacterium includes:
- a CDS encoding cysteine hydrolase; this encodes MQRIALLIIDMQNDFVLPGSPGYIPGAERIVDSVARLSSFVRERKGLVVHVIRTYRPDGSDVEAFRLPAFQAGGKLVVQGTRGAKIIEKLTPTENEPVVFKKRFSGFMNTELDLLLRRRGITGVVVCGLQYPNCVRATVLDAVSLDYTVTLITDATAGETRAVCEANILDMKNIGVLCVTLKEFRERWKKQTKKSHDADRTSHASPTRRKA
- a CDS encoding 3-keto-5-aminohexanoate cleavage protein, translating into MKEKAVITCAVTGSIHTPTMSDYLPITPKQIADEAVRAYEAGAAVVHVHARNPENGLPSPDINLMKEIITNIKSRCNAVVCITTGGGAGMTLEQRVAPVTAYKPELASCNAGSMNWGLFPMLTRYKEWKHEWEKVMLGMTEDFIFTNTFKTLREYCAVFSENNTKPEFEIYDAGMVNNVAFLIQAGYIKKPVYIQFVLGILGGLSASPENLMFLVEHAKRHIGEFEFSVCVAGRAQVPICTQSLLLGGNCRVGLEDNLWLEKGRMAKSNAEQVAKMVRVTKELGIEPATPDEARRILGLKGIANVNY